From Domibacillus sp. DTU_2020_1001157_1_SI_ALB_TIR_016, a single genomic window includes:
- a CDS encoding aminotransferase class I/II-fold pyridoxal phosphate-dependent enzyme: MKIQPSKRMAAFGPSIFSDLKAYTDQKKQQGDILIDLSLGSPDLPPDERVRTVLADESAKADAYGYTLGGTAQFYQSVADYYKRRTRVVLNPQTEIVQTMGSQEGLVHLPLAFCDPGDIVLTTNPAYVAYEAGISLAGAVPYFMPLLPENQFLPDLSLIPEDIAQKAKLMLLNLPGNPVPAMPNRAFFEQVIHFAKKYHIIVLHDAAYSEFYFEGGEPFSFLSISGAMEVGMEINSLSKTFSLAGARIAYIAGNADMIHVMKQLKSNLDYGVFAPVQKAAIFALDHAEEITNKLRIEFRARAEALSSGLQEIGWPVEQPGGGMFLWTKIPSGSDDRAFVFEAIDKAGVVMVPGSAFGTAGKGYVRIALVQPVPLLKQAAERLKKVIV, from the coding sequence TTGAAGATTCAACCTTCTAAAAGAATGGCGGCCTTTGGCCCATCCATTTTTAGTGACTTAAAAGCTTATACAGATCAAAAAAAGCAGCAAGGCGATATTTTAATTGATCTAAGCCTTGGCAGCCCGGATTTACCGCCGGATGAGCGCGTTCGGACCGTTCTAGCCGATGAAAGTGCGAAAGCGGATGCCTACGGCTATACACTTGGCGGAACCGCACAGTTTTATCAATCCGTAGCCGATTATTACAAGCGGCGCACACGCGTCGTTTTAAACCCGCAAACAGAAATCGTTCAAACGATGGGATCTCAGGAAGGACTTGTGCATCTTCCTCTCGCTTTTTGTGATCCCGGTGATATCGTCTTAACGACGAATCCTGCTTATGTTGCGTATGAAGCCGGCATTTCTCTTGCAGGTGCGGTGCCGTACTTTATGCCGCTTCTGCCTGAAAATCAATTTCTGCCGGATTTATCTCTTATTCCAGAAGATATAGCTCAAAAAGCAAAGCTGATGCTGCTCAATCTGCCTGGCAATCCTGTACCAGCGATGCCGAATCGCGCATTTTTTGAGCAGGTCATCCATTTTGCCAAAAAGTATCATATCATTGTGCTGCATGACGCGGCTTATTCAGAGTTTTACTTTGAAGGCGGGGAACCGTTTAGTTTTCTTTCCATTTCCGGTGCAATGGAAGTAGGGATGGAAATCAATTCTCTTTCTAAAACCTTCAGTCTGGCCGGGGCACGCATTGCGTATATTGCCGGAAATGCCGACATGATTCATGTGATGAAGCAGCTCAAATCCAATTTGGATTATGGGGTGTTTGCTCCCGTTCAGAAAGCAGCTATTTTTGCCCTCGATCATGCGGAGGAAATCACAAACAAGCTGCGGATAGAGTTCCGGGCACGGGCTGAAGCACTTTCATCAGGGCTTCAAGAGATCGGATGGCCGGTTGAGCAGCCTGGAGGCGGCATGTTTTTATGGACGAAAATTCCGTCCGGCAGCGATGACCGCGCCTTTGTTTTCGAAGCGATTGATAAAGCCGGCGTTGTAATGGTGCCGGGAAGCGCATTTGGCACAGCGGGCAAAGGCTACGTGCGTATCGCCCTTGTACAGCCTGTTCCCTTATTAAAGCAGGCAGCGGAGAGGCTTAAAAAGGTGATTGTATGA